The Candidatus Synechococcus calcipolaris G9 genome contains the following window.
CGTGCCAATGGTCACGATCGCCTTAAGGATCAACTGGAGGATGAGGACATGGATGATGAAGATGACGAGGATGGGGAAGATGACTACGATAATGATGATGATTTTGAGGAGGATGAAGATTAAGGGGAACGTTAGGATAGGTATACGTTGATCACAGATGGAGTAACCGCTATGCGACGGAAATGGATCACAGTTCTCATTCTTTTTGTGGGGGTGATTCCCTTTGTTGCGATCTCCATTGTGCCGCTTTTGAGTACGGTCTTTAATCCAAATCAGTCCACTGCAACTCCGGTTGACACGGCAGCGATTGAACAAGTCCAAAATCAAACGGCGGAGCTTGAGGCCCAGGAAAAGGGCTATCAATTGGTTCTAGAGCGGGAGCCAAAAAATGCGACGGCCCTAGAGGGTTTGGTCATGGCCCGTTTGCAATTGATTCAAATGGGGCAGCGGGAGATCAAAAGCGTGATTCAACCCCTGCAAACCCTAGCGGAGTTGCAACCGGAGCAAACCGATTACAGTGTTCTCCTAGGCCAAGCTCAACAGCAAACCGGCGATCGCGAGGGGGCAGCCCAAACCTATCAGCGTGTCTTAGCAAAAGCACCGGGAAATCTGAATGCCCTCCGCGGCCTAGTAGACCTCTATTTAGAGCAAGATCGGCCCCAAGCCGCCATTGGTCTGGTGGAGGAAACCCTTCAGCAAGCGGATCAGGCGAACCAATTGCAACCCGGTACGGTGGATATTTCCTCTGTGAAACTTTTGCTAGGGGACATTTATCTGAACCAGCAGCAGTTTGATGATGCCCTCGCCCTATTTCAAAATTTAGCTAAAGAGAATCCCAATGATTTTCGTCCCGTCCTCGCCCAAGCCATGACCCTGACCAATCAAGGGAAGGCAAAGGATGCGGCCCCCCTCTATGCCCAAGCGGTGACATTAGCTCCACCCCAATATAAGGATCAAATTCAACAAACCGCTGAACAGGCAGAGACGTTAAGTCAACCTAGCCCTGAGTCCAGTCCCGAATAATTGATTTTAGTGTGTTCTCTCAAATTTCTTGGAGTTCTTTTGCCAGGATTTCATTGACCTGATCGGAAATTTTAGCGGGATAGGTATCCTCTGGAAACCCAGGACGACGGGCATCTAAAAAAGGCAACATGAATTGATGAACTAATCGCTGGGCTAATCGTTTGGGCGGAGACTGAAGGTGATTGGTAAATTGATAGCGGGGCAACTCTGTCCCTGGCTGCCAGTAGTTGAGCATGGGTTCATCATTGGCGGTGACAAATTCACGCCAGTCCGCCGTTGACCAGTGATGTTCGTCGGCATTCCCCCAGTTTTTACGATTTTCCGGATCTGCCATCATAATGGCCCGTAACCGGCAGCGGCGATCCAGTTGGCGTGGATCTCGGTTGGGATAGTGGCGAATCGGTAGCCGTTCCTTTGCGACAAAACCAGCATTATAGGGAAAGGAGGTATGAATTGACCACTTCATCGTACTCCGATAGCGACAGAGCCGGGGTTCACTATAAAGGCTGGGCATAAAGTAGCGGCGGCGGTCTTGAATGGGTCGCTGGCGATCGCCGAGGGTTTCTTCGCCCTTTTCCCAAGCAATGACTTCTTTTTCTGTCAGCTTAAAGTCGTAATATTGATGGTAGACAATGGTCTCCTCTGGGCGTAAATAGGTTTTCACAAATTCAGGGGGAGGAATATGATGAAATTCATCGGCATCCACCCGCAAAAACCAGTCGCCCTCTTCCATTTTTTCCCTAGCCTGGTGAAAGATATATCCCCGTAGCCGAGTTTCTGAATAATATACGGGGTCTTTTTTCAGGGGGATGACGCGGCGATCGCGATCGGCAAAATCCAGGACAATCTCCCAGGTGTGATCAATACTGCCGGTGTCAAAGACATAAATAGCATCAGCCCAGGTAAGCATGTGGTCTAAACATTGACCGATAATATCTGCTTCTTCACGAACCGGTAGTAAACAGTGAAATTTCATAGGGAATCGCTAAAATAAGATTCAATATTCCTGAGGGGAACACATTCGGATTTTTTTAAGGTTCTATATAGATTAAAACATTCGGGACTGACGGGTAAACGATGCTTGGATTCAGTTTTCATCATCCTAAAGCCACGCCCCATTCCCCTAAGCATATTACCAGGGCGTTTGACCTTGAGTCCATAGATTAGTCCGTTGATGACCGTCCCCATAACGGTGGGCAAGAGGTGGGAATCTGGGGCATTCAGGTAATAAAATAAAACGTCATTTTGGCGACCATACTCATCTGCCCTGACGGAAATTCGACCCGGGGGTTGGAGGTGATGAATGGGATCTGCACACCCTAATCGAGTAGCCAATTTAGACTCTAGGAGACGAATACACAGATCCCCCTCTTCGCCCATATAAAAGAAAAATTCTCGATAGCCGCCTACCCTTAAAAAAGCTGATTTTAGGATGGCATGGGAGGCGGCCACAAAGGCATGGGTTACATAAATTTGATCCTTATCCGGTGCTTTGGTGTGAACAATATCATCTTGCAGGATATTACTGTAGGGAATAGCAACGGCCCCAATGCGGCGATCGCTAAATTCGGCAAGGGTTTGCTCAATGGTGTAGGGAGACTGGAGGATTGAGTCGTCATCTAGGGGAAAAACGACTTCCGTGGTTGCCAGCTTAATCCCTTCATTGCGATGAAAGCAGGGGCCTTTATTTGCCGATGAACGGTAATAGTCCACCTCAGGAAATTTTTGCCGCACCATGGCCTCGGTTCCATCACTGGAGGCATCATCCATGACTAATATTTTGATGGGAACACTTTGATTCTGGGCCGCAGCGATCGCCTGCCCTAGAATGTCGCAGCGATTATGGGTTGTAAATACAATCGTCGCTTCCGGCCGCATCGGTATGGAACCCTAGCTCCCTAGGTACAAGGGTTCTGCCATGGGGAAATTCCCATCCTCTAAGGGGATGCCCTCCGCTTCTTGGGCCCAGGACTTATAGTCAAAAATAAGTTGATTCATGAGTCGTTGCTTAATGGTGAGCAAAACACTTTTCAGCAAACCATTCCCCGTCGCTTCCAAAATAGGCATAGGTGTCAGGGAGAGGGGGGGGGGCATATCTACCCCAACCCTTAGATCCGCCAAACCAATTAAACGAATTCCTTGCTCCGTTTTCTGGGGACGCAAATGGCCGGCTAAATCTAAGCGAAAACGGCGGTTAATATAGTCTACACCGCGAATCTCGCAGTCCAGGGAACGCAGGGTCAGCCGACCATCCGCACGGGTTTTTACCTCTAAATCCACCACGGGCTGAAGGGAGACCATCAAAAAATTTAAGGGGCGCATTTTTAAGCGAAAGCTATTTTCCCCCAAAAACTCAACTCGACTCGGATCCGTGAGGGCGTAAACAAGACGCTTGGGCTGCCGTAAATAGTGCTGAATCGGAGTGGGCTGGGTTGGAACATCGAGGGCAACCGTTTGAGTGGCAGAGAAATTCAGATACATAGCACTCCTGGGACAACTAATCGAGCTTCTTAAAATAATTTTAACAAATTGTTACATTTATCCCCAAAAGAATAATCTCTTAAAGGGTGATCCTGTTGATGTCCGATGATTATAGGTCTCGGCGATCGCTCCCAAGGGTTTTGGTTTGAAAGATTCTTTAATGGTATCCCCTTAGGCTGACATTAGGCTAATCGTGCACAAATTAATTACCATTGCACTGTTACACCATCGTATTCACTCATGACAAATTTACTCATGGCAAAGTCCCACGTACTGCCCGAAGACTCTTCCATTCAGGCACCTAGTTTGACAGGGTGGGAGGGGTTAGCCATGGATATAGAGCAGATTGCCGTAGAATATTAGTTTTGAGTATTCTAGATTTCTTCTGATGGAATCAATAAAAGAAACGTAACTGCACCCCCTTATTTATAACACTTGAGTCGAAACTATTATGACCGTTAGCCTAGGCTTTATTATTTCTGCATCAGTAGATCAAAAATCAGAGTTTGCTGTTTGGCAAGCCGACTTAATTCGCTCGGCAACGGGAGAACCGGGCTTTGTGAGTGTCGAAGTATTGCCGAAATATCCCAGTAAATCTCCAAATACGGCCCTTATTTTTACATTTGATACGGAAGCTCAATTAATCGCCTGGCAACATCAAAATAAGACTCAGACCCTTTTTGCAGAGCGATCTATCCAAAAAGTTCAGCCAACGAGTTTAGGCAAAGACTATCAAGTCCATGGTTCTGTAACAGACGTAATTACCAATATTATTCAACCCGATCGGGAAGGGGAGTATCTAGATTGGATTCGCAGGATTCAGATGATGCAATCCCAGTTTCCAGGCCACTGTGGGGTTTATTTTCAGTCACCCCTTCATTCCCAAAAGCCAGAATGGATCACCCTGCTGCGGTTTGAAACCCTCCAGGATTTAGAAGTCTGGTATGGATCCCCGATTCGCGAAGAACTACAACAGGAAGCTGAAAATTTTATTCTTTCAATACAACGCCAACGGGTACAGGGTGCATTTGCGGGCTGGTTTCCCAGTGCATCTACTCCACCACCGGTTTGGAAGCAAACCCTACTGGTACTTTTGGTTCTTTTTCCGATTGTGATGCTCCAGCAGCGATTTTTAAGTCCAGTATTGAAAACGTGGGGGTTAAACTCATCTCTGAGCATTTTTATTGGCAATGCCATGAGTGTTCATCTGGTTGCTTGGCCGATGATGCCTCTGGCCCAATCCTTTATGCAGTGGTGGCTGAGTCCCCCCCCAGGTAGTCAACGTCGCCTCATTAATGCCGTGGGGTTGGGGACTTTAACCTGTTTTTACACGATTCTTGTTGCTGTATTTTGGAACTTACTATGATTGATTTTTGAAAACAATTATACAAAATCAGTTTCCTCGAACAGTGGTTCTCTAAAATGATTTGACTTGTTATACTCCTAATAAAGTCGTCAAGTTCCATTGAGTTAACCTAAATTTCTCTGTGTCCTAAAGTCTATATAGTAATCTTCTTTGATTTGTGAGAGTAATATTCTGATAGTGCAAAGGTTTCAGCTTTCATCCATCTCATGAATCACTGCGGATTCCTATATTATGATTTTAGAGTGCTATAGAAGGGAAAATTAAGTAATGACAGAGAGATTTTATTTATTTGAAGATGAAAAAAAAGAAAAGATTGTTTCATCATTTTCAAATCCACAACCTGGTAAAGAAGATAGAATTGAATGTTTATCTGAAGATGATCCAAGAGTACAGGAATACTTAGGGCCAGAATGGGCAAGAGCTAAATTTCAAGCATGGAAAATTAATTCCTTGGATGATTTAATTGCTATTTTTCCTTACCTTCGTAATAATCCTAAATATGGTTTTCGTGGTCAAAGTAACTATAACTGGTCACTAGCAACAGTTTTAGAGCGTAATAAAAATAAAATTTTTCAACAATATGGATTTTTACATGAATATGAGCATAGAGTTTTAATTGAAGCCCAAAGAAGATCGCATTTGTACTTTGATAATAATCCAGACAACCAAGATTCTCTAAGTTGGTTATCACTCCTCAGACATTTGGGTGTTCCTACTAGATTATTAGACATTTCTTGGAGTATCTTTATTGCTACATATTTTGCAGTAAGCTCTAATCCTGATAATGATGGTTGTATATGGTTTTTTAATCAATATGAAATGGGTGGAGAACTGAGAAATAATCTTTCTAAGAATGAAAATGTTTTGTTTTACAAAGATCATAATATTGGAACTTTTGTAGATTTTTACCAGCCACCAACCATTGATCCCAAAAAAATACCTATAAAAATTGAAGGTAAAATAACTTATTCTGATATAATAGCGAATGGAATAAATATTAATTTACTTTTCAATCTAGCTCTATTAGGAGTGTTAAGTGTTAAAGGAGTAATTTTTGTTGAGCCTTATTGGATGAACAAAAGAATGGAAATGCAACAGGGAGCATTTTTAGTGCCTCTGAATATTAGAAATAGTTTTGAAGAAAACCTAGGTAGTCTATGTTCTATAGACAGTATTCAGAAAGAAATAGAGATTCAAGACATAAGACATGATTCTGCTTTAATTGGTAAAATGTGTTCTAATGCTTGGGTTGCCAAAATTAGAATACCTAAAGATATTAAGGGTGAGTTAAAAACTTTTCTTGATTCAACTAATGTTCGAAGACTAGTTTTATTCCCTGATGTTGATGGTCTATCCGGATATTTAAATGATTTAGTCCCATCGTCAAATTAAAAAAAATTCGGTAGTTCTATTTTCTAAAGGATGGAGGACAATCAAGTACTCCCGAAGGCTTTGCAGGAAGAGTCAGCCAGTGTCAGGCTATTTTTTTCTCCTTTACAAAAGGGCACTACCAGAATTAAAATTTTCCGTTGGACAGGCAGATTTTATTCATTAAAAACTGGCACGCCCAGAAACAAATCATTCCTGAGTATTTTTATTGGCAATGCCATGAGAGTTCGTTATTTTTGTGGCTGTATTTTGGAACTTAAATTATGATTACTTGTTCAAAGAAATTAGTAATATAGCAACCGCCATGACATTCAGGACATTCAAGGGGGCTGAAACCAAGAAGGGGCTTAAAACCCTTGTCCTAATTGAAATGGCTACTGCTATACACGCGGAAATTAGTAATGCACGCGATTCGGAATTTCCGAAAATTTCTTCCAAACCTCCACGGCTTCTTCCCGCAGTAGTTCAGTTTCTGGCACTAAAGCACGCTGTTCTGGAGGCTTGGCTAATTCTTCATAGAAGTTTTCATCTTCAAAGGCTCCGTAGAGGAGTACATCTTCACAGCGGGCCCCATAATACATCTTGTCAATGCGGGCCCAGAAGGCCGCCGTCAGACACATAGGGCAGGGGTAGGCACTGGTATACAACGTACAACCCGTCAGGTGATAGGTTCCCAACTTTTTGGCCGCATCCCGGATTGCGGCGACTTCCCCGTGCCACGTGGGGTCATTTTCGGCCACAACATGGTTATAGCCTTCACCTACAATTTCGCCATCCTTAACGATGACAGCACCAAAACAGCCACCGGTTTTTTCTTCTAGGCCGCCCTTTGCACTCAGTTCAATGGCCCGGCGCATAAACCGCTCATGATCCGGAACGTGATCCATTTTTTCAACCAGAATAAATATAAGAATATCTTCTCATACTTGAGTTTCATTCCAAATCCTCCCTACTTACCTTCAGTAGGCTGTGCCTATTGGAGTGGGCAGGGCTTTGATTTTTATGGCCCCAAAAATCAACTAGGGTAGGCTAACCTGAGGTTTTGGATTGGGTAATTTGAGGGAAATTAATGCGGCGGCTAAAACCAAGGCCATGGAAAACCACAAACAGCCCACTAAACTAAAGAGTTGATAGACAATCCCTGACAGGATGGTTCCCAGTAAGCGACCGCCAGAATTAGCCATGTAATAGAAGCCCACATTTAGGGCAACTTTATCGTCTTCGGTATAGGCCAAAACTAGGTAGGAATGCACCGCAGAATTGAAGGCAAAGACTAAGCCAAACAGTAGCAGGCCGAAAATAATCACTAAATTGGCATCAAAGTTAGCCATTAACCCTAGGGCGATCGCCGCCGGCACAATTGTTAAAATACCCGTCCAAAAGCGAATGGTTCCAGCCTGGGGAGGGCGGCCATGGTTGACAGTACGCAGTAAGGTGGGGGCCAAGGACTGGACAATGCCATAGCCAATCACCCAAATGGCTAAAAAGCCCCCTACTTCATAAAATGTCCAATCTAAAACACTCTGAAGATAAACGGGTAATCCCACCACAAACCAAACATCACGGGCCCCAAACAGGAAAAACCGCGCCGCTGATAAAATATTAATTTCTTTGCTCTTGGAAAAAAGCTGCTTAAACTTGACCTTAGTCTTGATTTTGCCCATGCCCCGTGGCAGCATCAGCCCGGTTAACATCACCAGAATTAATCCCCCAGCCATAATCCAGAGAGCATGGGTAAAGCCAAAGAGGGAAAGCAACACACTGCCGACAAAGAAGCCGACCCCCTTGAGGGCATTTTTTGATCCCGTGAGGATTGCCACCCAGCGAAACAACCTGGATTGGGCCTCCTGGGGGACGACTAGGCGGATGGCACTTTTAGAACTCATTTTGGTGAGATCCTTGGCGACCCCAGAAAACGCCTGGGCGACCATCACATAGGGAATGGCCAGGGCGAGGGGCCAACTTTGCTCCAGGGGTGAGAGCATGAGCAGGGAAAAAACCTGCAAGCCAATGCCAGCGTAGAGGGTGACATTTAAGCCCAATTGGGAACCAATCCAGCCCCCCAAAAAGTTGGTGACGACTCCAAAAATCTCGTAAAAGAGAAACAAAAAGGCAATTTGAAT
Protein-coding sequences here:
- a CDS encoding DUF1997 domain-containing protein, whose amino-acid sequence is MYLNFSATQTVALDVPTQPTPIQHYLRQPKRLVYALTDPSRVEFLGENSFRLKMRPLNFLMVSLQPVVDLEVKTRADGRLTLRSLDCEIRGVDYINRRFRLDLAGHLRPQKTEQGIRLIGLADLRVGVDMPPPLSLTPMPILEATGNGLLKSVLLTIKQRLMNQLIFDYKSWAQEAEGIPLEDGNFPMAEPLYLGS
- a CDS encoding glycosyltransferase family 2 protein, whose protein sequence is MRPEATIVFTTHNRCDILGQAIAAAQNQSVPIKILVMDDASSDGTEAMVRQKFPEVDYYRSSANKGPCFHRNEGIKLATTEVVFPLDDDSILQSPYTIEQTLAEFSDRRIGAVAIPYSNILQDDIVHTKAPDKDQIYVTHAFVAASHAILKSAFLRVGGYREFFFYMGEEGDLCIRLLESKLATRLGCADPIHHLQPPGRISVRADEYGRQNDVLFYYLNAPDSHLLPTVMGTVINGLIYGLKVKRPGNMLRGMGRGFRMMKTESKHRLPVSPECFNLYRTLKKSECVPLRNIESYFSDSL
- a CDS encoding FRG domain-containing protein, producing the protein MTERFYLFEDEKKEKIVSSFSNPQPGKEDRIECLSEDDPRVQEYLGPEWARAKFQAWKINSLDDLIAIFPYLRNNPKYGFRGQSNYNWSLATVLERNKNKIFQQYGFLHEYEHRVLIEAQRRSHLYFDNNPDNQDSLSWLSLLRHLGVPTRLLDISWSIFIATYFAVSSNPDNDGCIWFFNQYEMGGELRNNLSKNENVLFYKDHNIGTFVDFYQPPTIDPKKIPIKIEGKITYSDIIANGININLLFNLALLGVLSVKGVIFVEPYWMNKRMEMQQGAFLVPLNIRNSFEENLGSLCSIDSIQKEIEIQDIRHDSALIGKMCSNAWVAKIRIPKDIKGELKTFLDSTNVRRLVLFPDVDGLSGYLNDLVPSSN
- the arsJ gene encoding organoarsenical effux MFS transporter ArsJ: MSASTANPNNIRNYAIVTLAYWGFTITDGALRMLVLLYFNQIGYTPIQIAFLFLFYEIFGVVTNFLGGWIGSQLGLNVTLYAGIGLQVFSLLMLSPLEQSWPLALAIPYVMVAQAFSGVAKDLTKMSSKSAIRLVVPQEAQSRLFRWVAILTGSKNALKGVGFFVGSVLLSLFGFTHALWIMAGGLILVMLTGLMLPRGMGKIKTKVKFKQLFSKSKEINILSAARFFLFGARDVWFVVGLPVYLQSVLDWTFYEVGGFLAIWVIGYGIVQSLAPTLLRTVNHGRPPQAGTIRFWTGILTIVPAAIALGLMANFDANLVIIFGLLLFGLVFAFNSAVHSYLVLAYTEDDKVALNVGFYYMANSGGRLLGTILSGIVYQLFSLVGCLWFSMALVLAAALISLKLPNPKPQVSLP
- a CDS encoding nucleoside deaminase, which translates into the protein MDHVPDHERFMRRAIELSAKGGLEEKTGGCFGAVIVKDGEIVGEGYNHVVAENDPTWHGEVAAIRDAAKKLGTYHLTGCTLYTSAYPCPMCLTAAFWARIDKMYYGARCEDVLLYGAFEDENFYEELAKPPEQRALVPETELLREEAVEVWKKFSEIPNRVHY
- a CDS encoding tetratricopeptide repeat protein — its product is MRRKWITVLILFVGVIPFVAISIVPLLSTVFNPNQSTATPVDTAAIEQVQNQTAELEAQEKGYQLVLEREPKNATALEGLVMARLQLIQMGQREIKSVIQPLQTLAELQPEQTDYSVLLGQAQQQTGDREGAAQTYQRVLAKAPGNLNALRGLVDLYLEQDRPQAAIGLVEETLQQADQANQLQPGTVDISSVKLLLGDIYLNQQQFDDALALFQNLAKENPNDFRPVLAQAMTLTNQGKAKDAAPLYAQAVTLAPPQYKDQIQQTAEQAETLSQPSPESSPE
- a CDS encoding glycosyltransferase family 2 protein is translated as MKFHCLLPVREEADIIGQCLDHMLTWADAIYVFDTGSIDHTWEIVLDFADRDRRVIPLKKDPVYYSETRLRGYIFHQAREKMEEGDWFLRVDADEFHHIPPPEFVKTYLRPEETIVYHQYYDFKLTEKEVIAWEKGEETLGDRQRPIQDRRRYFMPSLYSEPRLCRYRSTMKWSIHTSFPYNAGFVAKERLPIRHYPNRDPRQLDRRCRLRAIMMADPENRKNWGNADEHHWSTADWREFVTANDEPMLNYWQPGTELPRYQFTNHLQSPPKRLAQRLVHQFMLPFLDARRPGFPEDTYPAKISDQVNEILAKELQEI